In a single window of the Amia ocellicauda isolate fAmiCal2 chromosome 20, fAmiCal2.hap1, whole genome shotgun sequence genome:
- the trim8b gene encoding E3 ubiquitin-protein ligase TRIM8b — MAENWKNCFEEELICPICLHVFVEPIQLPCKHNFCRGCISEAWAKDAGMVRCPECNHAYNQKPSLEKNLKLTNIVEKFNALNVEKTPAILQCIFCRRGPPLPAQKVCLRCNAPCCQSHVQTHLQQPSSNPGHLLVDAEDVRAWSCPQHDAYRLYHCEAEQVAVCQYCCFSRCGTNHGHSVCDVEVRRNDIRQMLMKQQDRIEERVQDIEEQLYKLESDKRLVEDKVQQLKEEVRLQYQKMHQLLEEDLGKTLEVLDKARSKFCQENSSQALQLNERRQDAKKLLSSVQVVFDKAEDINFMKNTKSVKILMDRTQTCTGSGLPPHKVGHLNSKLFLSEISKKEKNLRKMLEAPFSAPAHFLQSIPAYPCSLGGGGAEKRKHGIAFPESGGGGGSGGFLETSSGAVGKQYLGQGSAPGEGQSSQPMVPCSSTQHIVGLSSGAQAVHSSSVFTASHYHNGGSSQQPVLPQYGGRKILMCTVDNCYCSGVPSVSNHRGHPPYPRSSSFPWTVSSQDYSHPLPSTPTVPQSLQGLSMRDWIDASQAHQHPDFYGLYGQSSTKHYVTS, encoded by the exons ATGGccgaaaactggaaaaactgcTTCGAAGAGGAGCTTATCTGTCCCATTTGCCTGCACGTTTTCGTGGAGCCGATCCAGCTGCCTTGCAAACACAATTTCTGCCGAGGATGCATCAGCGAGGCCTGGGCGAAGGACGCGGGCATGGTGCGCTGCCCGGAGTGCAACCACGCCTACAACCAAAAACCCAGCCTGGAGAAGAACCTCAAATTGACCAACATTGTGGAGAAGTTTAACGCCTTGAACGTGGAGAAGACCCCGGCGATCCTACAGTGCATCTTCTGCCGGAGAGGCCCGCCCCTCCCGGCCCAGAAAGTTTGTCTGCGCTGCAACGCACCTTGCTGCCAGTCCCACGTCCAGACGCACCTCCAGCAGCCTTCCTCCAACCCAGGGCACTTACTAGTCGACGCCGAGGATGTGCGGGCCTGGAGTTGCCCCCAGCACGACGCGTACAGACTCTATCATTGTGAAGCGGAGCAAGTGGCCGTCTGCCAGTACTGCTGCTTCTCCAGATGTGGGACCAACCACGGCCACTCGGTGTGCGACGTGGAGGTCCGCCGGAACGACATCAGG CAAATGCTGATGAAGCAGCAGGACCGAATCGAGGAGCGCGTGCAGGACATTGAGGAGCAGCTGTACAAACTGGAGTCTGACAAGAGACTGGTGGAG GACAAGGTGCAGCAGCTGAAGGAGGAGGTGCGGCTGCAGTACCAGAAGATGCACCAGCTGCTGGAGGAGGACCTGGGCAAGACCCTGGAGGTGCTGGACAAGGCCCGTTCCAAGTTCTGCCAGGAGAACTCCTCGCAGGCCCTGCAGCTCAACGAGCGACGCCAGGACGCCAAGAAGCTGCTGAGCTCCGTCCAGGTGGTGTTCGACAAGGCCGAGGACATCAACTTCATGAAG aACACGAAGTCAGTGAAAATTTTAATGGACAG GACTCAGACGTGTACTGGAAGTGGATTACCTCCTCATAAAGTGGGCCACCTCAATTCCAAACTCTTCCTGTCAGAGATCTCTAAAAAAGAGAAGAACTTGCGTAAAATGCTGGAAG CTCCCTTCAGCGCTCCGGCCCACTTCCTTCAGAGCATTCCTGCCTATCCCTGCAGCctgggtggtgggggggcggAGAAGCGCAAGCACGGCATCGCCTTCCCGGAGAGCGGCGGTGGTGGGGGTAGTGGCGGCTTCCTGGAGACGTCTTCAGGTGCCGTGGGCAAGCAGTACCTGGGCCAGGGCTCTGCGCCGGGGGAGGGCCAGTCCTCCCAGCCCATGGTGCCCTGCAGCTCCACCCAGCACATCGTGGGGCTCAGCAGCGGCGCCCAGGCCGTGCACTCCAGCTCTGTCTTCACTGCCTCACACTACCACAACGGGGGCTCCTCCCAGCAGCCCGTGCTGCCCCAGTACGGCGGGCGCAAGATCCTGATGTGCACGGTGGACAACTGCTACTGCTCAGGCGTGCCCTCCGTGTCCAACCACCGTGGGCACCCGCCCTACCCCCGATCCAGCTCCTTCCCCTGGACCGTCAGCTCGCAGGACTACTCGCACCCCCTGCCCTCCACGCCCACCGTGCCCCAGTCACTTCAGGGCCTTTCCATGCGGGACTGGATCGACGCCTCGCAGGCACATCAGCACCCCGACTTCTATGGCCTGTACGGCCAATCTTCCACGAAACACTACGTCACCAGTTAA